The region TCGGCATCGCCTTCACCGTCGACCTCTTCGGAGCGCTGATGGCCTTCACATCAGCCCTTGTGGCGCTCGCCGCCGGCATCTATGCGCTGGCCGATATCGGCGAAAGCGGCCGCCGATATGGTTTCTTTCCGCTGCTCATGCTGCTGATGGCCGGCGTGACGGGCGCCTTTCTCACAGGCGATGTCTTCAATCTCTATGTCTGGTTCGAGGTGCTGCTGATCTCCTCCTTCGGGCTGATCATCCTCGGCTCCGAACGCCAGCAGATCGACGGCGCGCTGAAATATGCGGTGCTGAACCTCATCGCCACGACGCTGTTCCTGATCGGCGTCGGCATCCTCTATGCCGTCTTCGGCACGCTCAACATGGCCGACATCGCGGCAAGGTCGAGGGATTTGCGGGCCACGGCGCCGCTGATGACGCTGGCAAGCCTCTTCCTGCTCGCCTTCGCCATGAAGGCGGCAGCCTTCCCGGTCAATTTCTGGCTGCCTGCTTCCTATCACACGCCGCGCATCGTGGTCTCGGCACTGTTTGCCGGCCTGCTTACCAAGGTCGGCATCTACGCGCTGATCCGGGTGGTGGTCATGCTGCTGCCGGTGGAGCGCCAGGAATTGAGCCCGCTGATCGCGCTTGCCGCCGCCGCGACCATCCTGGTCGGCGCGCTCGGCGCACTTGCCGAAAACGATATTCGCAGGCTGTTCGGTTATGTCGTCATATCGGGCATCGGCAATATGCTCGCCGGCGTGGCGCTTGGCAGCCCCGGCGGCGGCATCAGCGGCGCGGTCTTCTATGCGCTCCATTCCATGGTGCTGATGACGGCGCTTTACCTTGCCGCCGGCGAGATCGCCCGTCGCGGCGGCGGCTTTTTATTGTCGGGCCTCGGCGGCCTCTATCGGCAAAGCGGCGGCTTCACCGCGCTCTCCCTCGTGCTTTTCCTTGCCGCCTGCGGCCTGCCGCCCTTTTCCGGATTCTGGCCGAAAGTCATTCTGGTCAAGGCCTCGCTCGATAGCGGCGCCTGGTGGCTGGCGGCCGTCATCCTCGTCGGCGGTTTTCTGACGACGATCGCCTTCGGCCGGCTGTTTCTGCTCGCCTATTGGCGCCCGGCGCCGACAGCCGCGATGCCGTCGGCAGCCGTCTGGCGCACCGGCCTGCCGCTGGCCGCGCTGACGGCGCTGATCGTCGGCTTCGGCATCCTGCCGGAACGGCTGCTGGCGCTGTCGCAAGCCGCCGCCGCCGGTCTTGCCGATCCGCAGGCCTATCTCCATTCGGTCTTTCCTGGAGGCGCGCAATGATCGCCTTCCTCTTCAACCTGCTGCTCGCCATTGCCTGGGTCGCGGTCACCGGCAGCGCCTCGCTGCACAATCTCGTCTTCGGCTTCCTGCTTGCCGCCCTTTCGCTCGCCGTCATCCGCGAACCCTTCGGCGGCAAGGGATATCTGCGCCGCGTCTGCCTGGTGCTGTCGCTCGCCTTCCTGTTCCTGAAGGAATTGTCGCTGTCGGCCTGGAAGGTGACGCTGACCATCCTCTCGCCGGATATGAAGCTGAAGCCCGGCATCTTCGCCTTCCCGCTGACGGTGACGAGCGACTTCGAGATCACTTTGCTCGCAAACCTCATCACCCTCACACCCGGCACGCTTTCGGTCGATGTTTCCACGGATCGCCGCACGCTCTATGTCCACGCGCTCGATTGTTCCGATCCCAAGACGAGCAAGCGTGACATCGCCAATGGTTTCGAACGCAAGATCATGGAGGCTTTCCGGTGATGACCCCTGCCGCCATCGTCGCCGCCGCATCCTCGGCCGCCCTCGTCATCCTCGGCCTGGCGCTGATTCTGACGGTCTGGCGCGTCGTTGCCGGCCCGACATTGCCGGATCGCATCCTCGCTCTCGATATGCTGACCGGCATCGCCATCGGCTTCATCGCCGTCATCGCGGTCAAAACCGGCTTTTCGCTCTATATCGATATCGCCATCTCGCTCGGCCTCGTCGGCTTCCTGGCGACCGTCGCCTTCGCCCGATTCGTGCTGTCGCGCGGCAATAGCAAAACGCCGGCCCCTGCATCTCCGGAAAAGGCCGGCGCCAAAAGGCGCCATGCGGGAGGGAAGAAACGATGATGGATTATATCCTGGCTGCCGTCACCGCTTTGCTGCTGATATCAGGTGCGCTCTTTGCTCTTTCGGCAGCGGTCGGCCTGCTCAGGCTGCCCGATCTCTATACGCGCATGCACGCGGCCTCGAAGGTCGGGACGGTCGCCTCCGGCCTGCTGCTCCTTGCCGCCGGCCTCTATTCGCAGGATCTGGCGATTCTCGCCCGCGCCATTGCCGGCTTCGTCTTCCTGTTACTGACGGCGCCGGTCTCCGCCCATCTGCTGGCCAGAGCCGCCCACCTTTCGGGATATGCGCTCGGTGCCGTCTCGGTCCGCGACGATATGGGCGAGCGCTGAGCCCCGTGCTATTTCGCTGCTTTACCAGATTTATGCAAAACTTATGCACAGGAAGATGTGAGTAAAGCTTGCTTCTGAGCGCCTTAATTCTTCATCTGTCATTTTTTCTCAAGAAAAACGACAAATAATAATTGGCCTTTCGACCAAACGATGGTATTTGAAAATGCAAGTAGAGTTCTGATTGTGAATCGCAATCGTACTGCTTCCAAGTCCCTCAGTTTTGATTTTTTATGTCTAAACTGAGGCCATCGCCTGGGGCATGACGTAGTGGTTTGCAGGCAGGCAGTATAAGAACAGGTCTCGCTCTTCGGAATCTAGGGGTGGATTTCGCGTTTTTCGAAACAGAAGGTCGC is a window of Rhizobium sp. N324 DNA encoding:
- a CDS encoding Na+/H+ antiporter subunit D, translated to MAAATSTIDLSAALVTAPVPIGHWFAILPVAHCITLGAVLLMLRAHLRLQAWLAISGLAMLALIDAALLAKVAAEGPLTMVMGRWLPPFGIAFTVDLFGALMAFTSALVALAAGIYALADIGESGRRYGFFPLLMLLMAGVTGAFLTGDVFNLYVWFEVLLISSFGLIILGSERQQIDGALKYAVLNLIATTLFLIGVGILYAVFGTLNMADIAARSRDLRATAPLMTLASLFLLAFAMKAAAFPVNFWLPASYHTPRIVVSALFAGLLTKVGIYALIRVVVMLLPVERQELSPLIALAAAATILVGALGALAENDIRRLFGYVVISGIGNMLAGVALGSPGGGISGAVFYALHSMVLMTALYLAAGEIARRGGGFLLSGLGGLYRQSGGFTALSLVLFLAACGLPPFSGFWPKVILVKASLDSGAWWLAAVILVGGFLTTIAFGRLFLLAYWRPAPTAAMPSAAVWRTGLPLAALTALIVGFGILPERLLALSQAAAAGLADPQAYLHSVFPGGAQ
- a CDS encoding Na+/H+ antiporter subunit E; this translates as MIAFLFNLLLAIAWVAVTGSASLHNLVFGFLLAALSLAVIREPFGGKGYLRRVCLVLSLAFLFLKELSLSAWKVTLTILSPDMKLKPGIFAFPLTVTSDFEITLLANLITLTPGTLSVDVSTDRRTLYVHALDCSDPKTSKRDIANGFERKIMEAFR
- a CDS encoding cation:proton antiporter, with the translated sequence MMTPAAIVAAASSAALVILGLALILTVWRVVAGPTLPDRILALDMLTGIAIGFIAVIAVKTGFSLYIDIAISLGLVGFLATVAFARFVLSRGNSKTPAPASPEKAGAKRRHAGGKKR
- the mnhG gene encoding monovalent cation/H(+) antiporter subunit G, whose amino-acid sequence is MMDYILAAVTALLLISGALFALSAAVGLLRLPDLYTRMHAASKVGTVASGLLLLAAGLYSQDLAILARAIAGFVFLLLTAPVSAHLLARAAHLSGYALGAVSVRDDMGER